Proteins encoded in a region of the Coffea eugenioides isolate CCC68of chromosome 4, Ceug_1.0, whole genome shotgun sequence genome:
- the LOC113767739 gene encoding mitochondrial import inner membrane translocase subunit TIM23-2-like produces MAYQPRAPNFDDDDQNNTAPSDGARLYNPYQDLKVPIQTLYRLPTSPEFLFQEEAIAQRRSWGENMTYYTGIGYLSGATAGAAKGLVEGVKAAEPGDTLKLKINRILNASGQSGRKIGNRVGILALMYAGMESAMVAARDTDDVINCVVAGLGTGALYKAASGPRSAAVAGAIGGVLVGLAVTGKQALKRYVPI; encoded by the coding sequence aTGGCTTATCAACCTCGAGCTCCAAATTTCGACGACGACGACCAAAACAACACCGCCCCCTCCGACGGGGCAAGACTTTACAACCCATATCAAGATTTAAAGGTCCCCATCCAAACCCTTTACCGCCTCCCTACTTCCCCGGAATTCCTCTTCCAAGAAGAGGCCATCGCGCAGCGCCGTTCTTGGGGAGAGAATATGACCTATTATACCGGGATTGGCTACCTTAGCGGTGCCACCGCCGGAGCGGCTAAGGGCCTGGTGGAAGGAGTCAAGGCGGCTGAGCCGGGTGATACTCTTAAGCTGAAAATTAATCGGATCCTCAATGCGTCGGGTCAGTCGGGCAGGAAGATCGGAAACAGGGTTGGGATTCTCGCGTTGATGTATGCTGGGATGGAGAGCGCCATGGTCGCTGCGAGGGATACTGATGACGTTATCAACTGCGTGGTGGCTGGATTGGGGACTGGCGCTCTTTACAAGGCGGCGTCTGGGCCGAGGTCGGCTGCTGTTGCCGGAGCTATTGGAGGGGTGCTAGTTGGGTTAGCCGTCACCGGAAAACAGGCTTTGAAGCGATACGTGCcgatttaa
- the LOC113768510 gene encoding dihydrolipoyllysine-residue acetyltransferase component 3 of pyruvate dehydrogenase complex, mitochondrial-like, translated as MSCASHVLRHSRKIHNTSNLVRHDNLSLVRWFSNEARLSADKGDDILKFQKAGFASPKERFRGTAGFSNRCRTIDPPMISVRGTQKANSIRTGRKLDVPMAGILFNTRSSWSPLPMGRCFSTEAGLPPHQEVGMPSLSPTMTEGNIARWLKKEGDRISPGEVLCEVETDKATVEMECMEEGYLAKILKGDGASGIKVGEVIAITVEEEEDVSKFKDYKPAESVSAAPVKEPSTPSPAKDEAAREPVTATEQKVSKPSAAPAAEGRIFASPLARKIAEEHNVPIADIKGTGPDGVIVKADIEDYLASRGKEAPAPKAATATATSLDYADIPLSQIRKVTASRLLLSKQTIPHYYLTVDTCVDKLMELRSQLNSLQEASGGKRISVNDLVIKAAALALRKVPQCNSSWTNDYIRQYHNVNINVAVQTDNGLYVPVIRDADKKGLSKIADEVKYLAQKAKDNSLKPEDYEGGTFTVSNLGGPFGIKQFCAIINPPQAGILAVGSAERRVVPDSGPEQFKFASFMSVTLSCDHRVIDGAIGAEWLKAFKGYIENPESMLL; from the exons ATGAGTTGTGCGTCTCACGTCCTCCGTCACTCCAGAAAG ATCCATAACACTTCCAACTTAGTACGGCATGACAATCTGTCTTTAGTCCGCTGGTTTAGTAATGAAGCTAGGTTGTCTGCTGACAAAGGAGATG ACATTTTGAAGTTTCAGAAAGCTGGTTTTGCATCTCCTAAAGAACGCTTTCGAGGCACAGCAGGATTTAGTAACAGATGTAGAACAATAGATCCTCCCATG ATATCAGTTAGAGGAACACAAAAAGCAAACTCTATAAGGACTGGAAGGAAGTTGGATGTTCCTATGGCTGGCATCTTATTCAACACTAGAAGTTCATG GTCACCGTTGCCAATGGGAAGATGTTTTTCAACTGAAGCAG GCCTTCCTCCACATCAGGAGGTTGGGATGCCATCCCTTTCACCTACAATGACAGAG GGAAATATTGCAAGGTGGTTGAAGAAAGAGGGTGACAGAATCTCTCCTGGTGAAGTCCTCTGTGAAGTTGAAACA GATAAAGCAACAGTAGAGATGGAATGCATGGAGGAAGGATATCTGGCTAAGATTTTAAAAGGGGATGGAGCAAGTGGAATAAAAGTTGGTGAG GTGATTGCTATAActgttgaagaagaggaagatgtttcaaaatttaaagacTACAAGCCTGCCGAATCAGTTTCTGCAGCTCCAGTTAAAGAGCCCTCCACTCCATCTCCCGCTAAAGACGAGGCTGCAAGAGAACCTGTCACTGCAACAGAGCAAAAAGTTTCTAAGCCAAGTGCAGCTCCTGCAGCAGAAGGTCGCATTTTTGCTAGTCCTCTGGCTAGGAAAATTGCCGAGGAGCATAAT GTACCCATTGCGGACATAAAAGGAACTGGTCCTGATGGAGTCATTGTGAAGGCTGACATTGAAGATTATTTGG CTTCTCGTGGGAAGGAAGCACCTGCTCCCAAGGCTGCCACTGCAACAGCTACATCTTTGGATTATGCTGACATCCCTCTTTCCCAAATAAGAAAG GTGACGGCATCACGGTTATTGCTCTCAAAGCAAACAATTCCACATTACTATCTAACTGTAGATACATGTGTGGACAAACTTATGGA ATTGCGCTCCCAGCTCAACTCATTACAAGAAGCTTCAGGCGGGAAAAGGATATCTGTGAACGATCTTGTAATTAAG GCTGCTGCTTTGGCTCTTCGGAAAGTTCCACAATGTAACAGTTCATGGACCAATGACTATATTCGCCA ATATCACAATGTGAACATCAATGTCGCGGTACAAACAGATAATGGACTGTATGTTCCTGTAATCAGG GATGCTGATAAGAAAGGCTTGTCGAAAATTGCTGATGAAGTTAAGTATTTGGCCCAGAAAGCAAAAGATAACAGCCTTAAACCGGAAGATTATGAG GGAGGCACATTCACAGTGTCAAATTTAGGAGGCCCATTTGGCATCAAGCAATTTTGTGCCATTATCAATCCTCCTCAGGCTGGAATTTTAGCAGTAGGGTCTG CTGAAAGGAGGGTTGTGCCTGATTCGGGCCCTGAACAGTTCAAGTTTGCATCCTTCATGTCTGTGACATTAAGCTGTGATCACAGGGTTATTGACG GTGCAATTGGAGCAGAATGGCTAAAAGCATTCAAAGGATACATTGAAAATCCAGAGTCCATGTTGCTTTAA